A section of the Triticum dicoccoides isolate Atlit2015 ecotype Zavitan chromosome 7A, WEW_v2.0, whole genome shotgun sequence genome encodes:
- the LOC119329972 gene encoding peroxisomal membrane protein 11-5 isoform X2, translating into MASLDTVRGDLGLVVLYLSKAEARDKICRAIQYGSKFLSNGQPGPAQNVDKSTSLARKVFRLFKFVNDLQALISPPAKGTPLPLILLGKSKNAMLSTFLFLDQIVWAGRTGVYKNKERAEFLGRIAFYCFLGSNTCTTIIELAELQRLSKSMKKLEKDLKHQELYKNEQYRMKLKKSNERLLALIKSSLDIVVAVGLLQLAPKKVTPRVTGAFGFASSLIACYQLLPAPAKSK; encoded by the exons ATGGCCTCATTGGACACCGTCAGAGGAGATCTTGGCCTGGTTGTTTTGTACCTAAGCAAGGCTGAGGCAAGAGATAAGATCTGCAGAGCTATACAATATGGATCCAAGTTCCTGAGCAACGGACAACCAGGACCTGCACAGAATGTCGACAAATCAACTAGTCTTGCTCGGAAAGTTTTCCGGCTGTTTAAG TTTGTTAATGATCTCCAAGCTCTGATTAGCCCCCCTGCCAAAGGAACTCCACTTCCGCTGATCTTACTTGGAAAG TCGAAGAACGCGATGCTGTCAACTTTCCTCTTTCTGGACCAAATTGTTTGGGCTGGGAGAACAGGAGTATACAAG AACAAGGAGCGAGCAGAATTCCTTGGCAGGATTGCCTTTTATTGCTTTCTTGGATCTAATACATGTACTACCATCATCGAG CTAGCGGAGCTTCAGCGGCTTTCCAAATCGATGAAGAAGTTAGAGAAGGACCTCAAGCACCAAGAGCTGTACAAG AACGAGCAGTATCGGATGAAGCTGAAGAAGTCCAATGAGAGGCTGCTTGCTCTCATCAAATCGAGCCTTGACATAGTTGTCGCAGTGGGGCTGCTGCAACTGGCCCCGAAAAAGGTCACTCCTCGCGTCACTGGGGCCTTTGGGTTCGCTAGCTCGCTCATCGCCTGTTACCAG TTGCTTCCAGCCCCAGCCAAATCCAAGTGA
- the LOC119329972 gene encoding peroxisomal membrane protein 11-5 isoform X1, whose product MASLDTVRGDLGLVVLYLSKAEARDKICRAIQYGSKFLSNGQPGPAQNVDKSTSLARKVFRLFKFVNDLQALISPPAKGTPLPLILLGKSKNAMLSTFLFLDQIVWAGRTGVYKNKERAEFLGRIAFYCFLGSNTCTTIIELAELQRLSKSMKKLEKDLKHQELYKNEQYRMKLKKSNERLLALIKSSLDIVVAVGLLQLAPKKVTPRVTGAFGFASSLIACYQVVSPPSTTGANTLLPIYNTYEEDPSPPFCHETNCFRSTQVALRTTLRIRNTVGKEFKEQLRRSSLLLCSAMHLLHLHLSLSGYTNPSSCSASGNSWGVCTMLRRG is encoded by the exons ATGGCCTCATTGGACACCGTCAGAGGAGATCTTGGCCTGGTTGTTTTGTACCTAAGCAAGGCTGAGGCAAGAGATAAGATCTGCAGAGCTATACAATATGGATCCAAGTTCCTGAGCAACGGACAACCAGGACCTGCACAGAATGTCGACAAATCAACTAGTCTTGCTCGGAAAGTTTTCCGGCTGTTTAAG TTTGTTAATGATCTCCAAGCTCTGATTAGCCCCCCTGCCAAAGGAACTCCACTTCCGCTGATCTTACTTGGAAAG TCGAAGAACGCGATGCTGTCAACTTTCCTCTTTCTGGACCAAATTGTTTGGGCTGGGAGAACAGGAGTATACAAG AACAAGGAGCGAGCAGAATTCCTTGGCAGGATTGCCTTTTATTGCTTTCTTGGATCTAATACATGTACTACCATCATCGAG CTAGCGGAGCTTCAGCGGCTTTCCAAATCGATGAAGAAGTTAGAGAAGGACCTCAAGCACCAAGAGCTGTACAAG AACGAGCAGTATCGGATGAAGCTGAAGAAGTCCAATGAGAGGCTGCTTGCTCTCATCAAATCGAGCCTTGACATAGTTGTCGCAGTGGGGCTGCTGCAACTGGCCCCGAAAAAGGTCACTCCTCGCGTCACTGGGGCCTTTGGGTTCGCTAGCTCGCTCATCGCCTGTTACCAG GTTGTCTCTCCCCCCTCCACTACCGGTGCCAACACGCTGCTCCCCATCTACAACACCTACGAGGAGGATCCATCTCCGCCCTTCTGCCATGAAACCAATTGCTTTCGATCTACCCAGGTCGCGCTCCGGACCACCTTGCGGATCCGGAACACTGTTGGCAAGGAGTTCAAAGAACAACTCCGGCGTTCCTCCCTCCTGCTCTGCTCGGCTATGCATCTCCTTCAcctccacctctctctctctgGCTACACGAACCCTAGTAGCTGCTCTGCTTCAGGCAATTCTTGGGGGGTCTGCACCATGCTTCGCCGTGGTTAA